The sequence TATCCTCCATCTAAAGTAGGTTGTGAAAAACGCCCATAATCGGAATTTGTTCCACCCAAAGATTTTTGCCATTCTATATTTCCAGCTGAATTAAGCTTGATAAACCAATAATCAAAATCACCATGATTAGAAGTCAAATCACCATTGTTTGAGGTAGTTGTAGCTGCTACGATATATCCTCCATCTGAAGTATTTTGAATATATTCTGCTCCTTCATATGCCGTTCCTCCGTAATTTTTCTGCCATTCTAAAGTTCCGTCTGAAGAAATTTTAAAAACCCATGCATCATAACTTCCTTTATTTTGAGTTAAATCTCCATTGTTAGAATTCGAGTCCCCTGCAACAATGTACCCTCCATCTCCAGTAGGTTCAATAAAATTGGCGGAATCGCTATTGGATCCTCCATACGTTTTTTGCCAGACCAAATCTCCATTTTGATTCAACTTTACAATCCAGGCATCTGTCCCTCCGTGATTTCCTGTGACATCTCCGTCATTTGAATTTGTTTCACCGGCAATAATGTATCCTCCATCAGCCGTTTGTCTGATTGAATGTGCTTCTTCGTCCTGACTTCCTCCGAGTGATCTTTGCCACTGTATAGCTCCTAAGGGATTGCTCTTTACAACCCAAAAATCTTTTTTCCCATTATTGGATGTTAAATCACCGTTATTAGAATCAGAATCTCCTATAAATATATACCCTCCATCCGAAGTCTGCCTAATACTGATTACGTCATCATCTTTCGTTCCACCATAAAATTTCTGCCACTCAATTGCTGGTGTTTGGCCATAAGCCAGCCCCGCTATAGCCAAAGCGCATAGCATTAATTGTTTCATATAATAAAATTTTTTGTTAGTTTATAGTAAAACCTGCCGTTATGTTTTTTTATCCTATCGGTGGCCAAATAAAAATCAACCTCCTATTTTTATCATACTTCTATTGACAATTTCATTGTTCTGTATATTTTCCATTTTAGAAAACTGTCCACCCTTTTCCTTGTGTTTTTTGAGGATTCCGAATTGGATGAGTTGTTTTAGATCTTCATTATTTCTTAAAGATTTCAGCAAATCAAATTCATCAGCTCCGAAAAGACAGTTTTTCATTTTCCCGTCAGATGTGATACGAATTCGGTTACAACCTGCGCAAAATGAGTTGCTCATTGTAGAAATCAATCCGAAAACCCCTTTGCTTTCTGAGTTGATCCTATATTTTCTGGAAGTATCATTTTTATGGTCTTTTACTTTTTCATAAGTGAAGTGTTTGGAAACTAAACTCAGCATTTCCGAAATCGGAATCACTTTATTTTTCTCCCAGGAATTTCCGGTAAAAGGCATAAATTCTATAAACCTCAACTCTATCGGATAATGATGCGAAAGTGCGATGAATTCTGGAATTTCGTCTTCATTGAAACCTCGCATCATGACAACATTCAATTTTACATTAAATCCTCTTTTAATACTTTCTTTGATATTGTCCCAAACCGTTTGAAACAAATCTCTTTTCGTGATGTATTTGAATTTTTCGCGGTCGAGAGAATCGATACTGATGTTAAGATTTTTCACGCCACATTCTTCAAATAAATCAAAATATTTGTGAAGCAAAACGCCATTTGTGGTGATTCCAATCCTTGCATTTAAGGTAGACATCTGGCGAATAATTGTTTCAAGATCACTTCTTACCAAAGGTTCGCCACCCGTAATTCTGATTTTATTGATATTGAATTTTTGAACGAAAACTCTAGCAAGCTCATAAATTTCCTGACTATTCATCAACTCAATTGAAGGCGTACTTTTGAACGGCTCATCGGGCATACAATACAGGCAACGAAAATTACAGCTGTCAGTAATCGAAAGCCGGAGATAATCATGTTTTCTCCCGAAAGAATCGAGTAAATCAGTAGGATTTGTCATCGTTTTCTGTTTTTGAATTTTTGATTTGCCCTGTCGGAATATCGGGTACATATCTCAGAAAGAAAATTGTACACATAAAAATAACCACTGAGCCAATTGCCGAATACCAAGCAAAATCAATATGCTCTTTGTCTAACGCTTTATTGATAGTTCCAAACAAAAGCCACATCTGTAAACTGACCAGCAAAATGTAAATACTAATGATGGCAACCAACATTTCGTTGACGCGGAAGGTTACTTTTTTTATAGGTTTCTTTCGTACAGACATTTCTTTTCAGTTTTAATAATTTTATTTCAATTACGATGGGCTTTAGGCCAAACTTATTTTTTGTCTAAAACCAGTGTTTATTATAGTCTTCAAAAACGGGTAAAAGTCCGTTTACATCGATTTTTACTTGATTTCTCTGTAATTTTCAACAGTGAATTGTTGCAACCCGGCTTGAGCGGAAATCCTTTTTTGCGTTGGGAAAAGCCTTGGCAAAAAGATTGGGAGCGGAAGACGGAATAGTTGCCCAAATAATTATCGTTCTAACCGTGACCGTGAGTTTCTTTAGTTTCTTTAGCGAAATCTGTCACGTAAATTTTATCTTCTTTTATCACAACCGTTAATTGTGGAAGCGGTCTTGGCGGCGGACCTTGAATCACAGAACCATCGTCTGGATTGAAAAAACCGTGGTGACAAGGACATTCTATTATTTTTTCTTGATGATTGTACAAAACAGAACACGATAAATGAGTACATTTCTGCTCAAAAACTTTCCATTTATCTTCTGCGAGACGAATGAGCATATAGGGAACCCTATGATTCTCATTGATGTAGAAAGTTCGCATTCCTCCGACTTCCAAATCAGTGGTTAATCCTACAAAATATTCACCAATAGTTTCTTCTTTTCTAAAATGATTAAACACCGGAACCGCCACGTTCGCCAATGCTAAAGTACCTGAAAAAAAGGTGATTAGTTTAATAAATTCTTTGCGAGACACATAGGCTGCTTCTCGTTTTTTTATAGGAAAATCAGCTTTCCAGGCGGGGATTTTTTTATTATCTTCTGACATTGTTGTAGGTTTAAAAAACTTTTAATTCTTCGCTGCCTTTTGGCATCATAATATTCACTTTGGTATTCACTATTTCTTTTCCAAAAATAAAACGGTTGACCGGAGTACTGTTTGGCCTTTTTTTCGCAACATTATCTCTTGTATCGAAAGTTAACGCGCCACTCGGACAAACGGTTGCACACATTGGTTTCAGTCCCACACTTGTTCTGTCGTAACACATATTGCATTTCATCATCAACATCGCACTTTCATCAGGAATTTGCGGAACTCCGAACGGGCATCCAATCACGCAATTCGCACAACCGATGCATTTTGAAGTATCTGCAGTGTGCACGATTCCGTACTCGTCTTTTGTAATTGCGTCTGCCGGACAAACATTGGCGCAAATAGGATCTTCGCAGTGCATACAGACCTGAACCGTGGTTTGAATTGTTTCTGCTCTGTCTACATAATGAATATGAATCATCGAGGTTTCTCCGTTAGTTTCACATTCTGCACACGCCATCTCACATGAGTGACAGCCGATACATCGTTGCATATCCACAAAAAACTCCATGTCATTAAATTTTTCAAATTGTTCCGCCATAATTTTTTAAAATTTAATATTGAATATCTCTACTTTGGTTGGCAAACTCTTCTGAATGTTCGCCTTTTTTTCTTCCGGTTTTTTCAACTTTACAAGCGCAAACTTTAAATTCAGGAATTTTTGAAACCGGATCTAAAGCATCAATGGTTAATTGATTTGCTGAGTTTACACCACCCCAATGATAAGGAATGAAAACAGTATCTTGTCTAATGGTCTCCACGACGTTTGCAGGAAATAATGCACTTCCGCGTCTTGTAGAAACTTTAATTAAATCATTTTCTTCGATACCGTATTTTGCTGCCAATTTTGGATGAATTTCCAATAAAGGTTCAGGATAAAGGTCAACCAACTTCCCGATTCTTCTTGTTTGAGAACCGCTTAAATACTGACTTACCACTCTTCCTGTTGTCAACACAATCGGATATTCTTCGTCCGGCTCTTCGGTTGGTTTTTTGTAAGGAGTCGGGTTGAAATGTGCCTTTTTATCATTGGTATTGAAAACCTTATCTTCCCAAAGCCTTGGTGTTCCGGGGTGATTTTCGGTTGGACAAGGCCAGAAAATCCCGAGATTTTTTTCTACTCTTTCGTAGGTAATGCCGTAATAATCTGCGGCGCTTCCTCTGGATGCAACTCTTAATTCATTAAAAGTTTCTTCACTGTTTTTATAATTGAATTTATCGCCTTCACCTAATCTTCTGGCTAATTCCATTAAGATCTCGCTATCCCGTTTTGCTTTTCCGGGTGGGTCTACAACTGCTCTGATTCTGATAACACGACCTTCCGCAGAAGTTGTAGTTCCTTCTTCCTCTTCCTGTAAAGAACCTGCGAGAATAATGTTGGCGTGACGTAAAGTTTCGGACAAAAAGAAATCAATTCCGGCATAAAATTCCAGTTTTTCTAAGGCTGCACGAACGTTGCTATTATTTGGTAATGAAACTAAGGGATTGAAACAAATCGACAACAAACCTTTGATTTCGCCTCGGTTGATTGCTTCGATAATTTCGTAAGCACTTAAACCCTTTCCTGGCATATCTTCTTCTTTGATTCCCCAGACATTGGCCACAAATTTTCGGTGTTCAGGATTTTCGATATCTCTGTTTCCGGGAAGTTGGTCGCATTTGTGTCCGTGTTCTCGTCCACCTTGTCCGTTTCCTTGTCCGGTAATTGTTCCGTAACCACAATAAGGCTTTCCTATTCTTCCGGTTGCTAACACCAAATTAATACAGCTTGAAACATTCTGAACACCCTTAGAATGATGTTCTATTCCACGAGCATGCATCAGGAAACTGGTTTTTGCTTTCCCCCACATT comes from Chryseobacterium sp. 3008163 and encodes:
- a CDS encoding molybdopterin oxidoreductase family protein; translation: MAKLPVTADEIINVFGPHKHYPNKGTVRSNPQNPDALVKTHCCFCGLQCGIQLKVKDKKVVGFEPWNDFPFNEGRLCPKGVQRYMQDNHPDRLLSPYKRVEGKGFVPIEWDEAYDVVIKEIRRIQEKYGKNSFAMLSGVSLTNEKSYMVGKFARVALKTANLDYNGRLCMVSAGAGNKKAFGMDRSSNSWADLAHAEVIIITGANVSECFPVLTHKIWEARDNGAKLIVIDPRQIPIARTADIHLPLRPGTDSALTNTMLKVLIDNNWLDNDFINNYTSGFEETAEAVQECTLEWGEEVTGIPKELIFKAAEMWGKAKTSFLMHARGIEHHSKGVQNVSSCINLVLATGRIGKPYCGYGTITGQGNGQGGREHGHKCDQLPGNRDIENPEHRKFVANVWGIKEEDMPGKGLSAYEIIEAINRGEIKGLLSICFNPLVSLPNNSNVRAALEKLEFYAGIDFFLSETLRHANIILAGSLQEEEEGTTTSAEGRVIRIRAVVDPPGKAKRDSEILMELARRLGEGDKFNYKNSEETFNELRVASRGSAADYYGITYERVEKNLGIFWPCPTENHPGTPRLWEDKVFNTNDKKAHFNPTPYKKPTEEPDEEYPIVLTTGRVVSQYLSGSQTRRIGKLVDLYPEPLLEIHPKLAAKYGIEENDLIKVSTRRGSALFPANVVETIRQDTVFIPYHWGGVNSANQLTIDALDPVSKIPEFKVCACKVEKTGRKKGEHSEEFANQSRDIQY
- the moaA gene encoding GTP 3',8-cyclase MoaA, translated to MTNPTDLLDSFGRKHDYLRLSITDSCNFRCLYCMPDEPFKSTPSIELMNSQEIYELARVFVQKFNINKIRITGGEPLVRSDLETIIRQMSTLNARIGITTNGVLLHKYFDLFEECGVKNLNISIDSLDREKFKYITKRDLFQTVWDNIKESIKRGFNVKLNVVMMRGFNEDEIPEFIALSHHYPIELRFIEFMPFTGNSWEKNKVIPISEMLSLVSKHFTYEKVKDHKNDTSRKYRINSESKGVFGLISTMSNSFCAGCNRIRITSDGKMKNCLFGADEFDLLKSLRNNEDLKQLIQFGILKKHKEKGGQFSKMENIQNNEIVNRSMIKIGG
- a CDS encoding T9SS type A sorting domain-containing protein, which translates into the protein MKQLMLCALAIAGLAYGQTPAIEWQKFYGGTKDDDVISIRQTSDGGYIFIGDSDSNNGDLTSNNGKKDFWVVKSNPLGAIQWQRSLGGSQDEEAHSIRQTADGGYIIAGETNSNDGDVTGNHGGTDAWIVKLNQNGDLVWQKTYGGSNSDSANFIEPTGDGGYIVAGDSNSNNGDLTQNKGSYDAWVFKISSDGTLEWQKNYGGTAYEGAEYIQNTSDGGYIVAATTTSNNGDLTSNHGDFDYWFIKLNSAGNIEWQKSLGGTNSDYGRFSQPTLDGGYIVAGYSNSNNGNVSGNNGGFDCWIAKLNETGTIEWQKSLGGMGYDWGRSLTETEDGGFVIALGSKSTNISAGTHHGNNDVLLIKLERNGSLSTSETSLKKDSTVAPNPSNGYFTINHLFNNSSLEVYSLTGKLIQKVKNISGKSYSIDISNQPTGAYIIRIDNLITLKLIKK
- a CDS encoding DUF6755 family protein is translated as MSVRKKPIKKVTFRVNEMLVAIISIYILLVSLQMWLLFGTINKALDKEHIDFAWYSAIGSVVIFMCTIFFLRYVPDIPTGQIKNSKTENDDKSY
- a CDS encoding ubiquinol-cytochrome c reductase iron-sulfur subunit; protein product: MSEDNKKIPAWKADFPIKKREAAYVSRKEFIKLITFFSGTLALANVAVPVFNHFRKEETIGEYFVGLTTDLEVGGMRTFYINENHRVPYMLIRLAEDKWKVFEQKCTHLSCSVLYNHQEKIIECPCHHGFFNPDDGSVIQGPPPRPLPQLTVVIKEDKIYVTDFAKETKETHGHG
- a CDS encoding 4Fe-4S dicluster domain-containing protein, which produces MAEQFEKFNDMEFFVDMQRCIGCHSCEMACAECETNGETSMIHIHYVDRAETIQTTVQVCMHCEDPICANVCPADAITKDEYGIVHTADTSKCIGCANCVIGCPFGVPQIPDESAMLMMKCNMCYDRTSVGLKPMCATVCPSGALTFDTRDNVAKKRPNSTPVNRFIFGKEIVNTKVNIMMPKGSEELKVF